In Thermomicrobiales bacterium, one DNA window encodes the following:
- a CDS encoding HD domain-containing protein: PPPHDAAHLARVVVNARRLADAEECSGRPANRTIIELAAWLHDVVMLPKGQAAPGEAARRSADEARSILTALGVDQATIHGVCHAVLVHSFSGGLTPETPEARIVQDADRLDALGAIGIARLWVTGAEMHSLLYHPTNPAGVDRELDDRVWALDHIERKLLKLPEMMQTEAGRVEAERRAAYVRDHRAQILSEIGSDRDAAGAVDRVRRA; the protein is encoded by the coding sequence CCCCCCCCCCACGACGCTGCTCACCTCGCGCGCGTGGTCGTCAATGCGCGCCGCCTCGCCGATGCAGAGGAGTGTTCAGGTCGTCCGGCGAACCGCACCATCATCGAGCTGGCGGCCTGGCTGCACGATGTCGTTATGCTGCCGAAGGGTCAAGCCGCACCGGGCGAGGCCGCGCGTCGCTCAGCCGATGAAGCGCGCTCTATCCTTACAGCGCTCGGCGTCGATCAGGCGACAATCCATGGTGTCTGCCATGCGGTGCTCGTCCACTCGTTTTCGGGCGGATTGACGCCGGAGACTCCCGAAGCGCGCATCGTCCAGGACGCCGACCGGCTCGACGCTCTGGGTGCGATCGGCATCGCCCGGCTGTGGGTCACTGGCGCGGAGATGCACAGCCTGCTCTATCACCCGACCAACCCGGCCGGCGTGGATCGTGAGCTGGATGATCGTGTCTGGGCGCTGGATCACATCGAGCGCAAGCTGCTGAAGTTGCCGGAGATGATGCAGACGGAAGCCGGACGCGTTGAAGCGGAGCGCCGGGCAGCGTATGTGCGCGACCATCGCGCGCAGATCCTCAGCGAGATTGGGAGTGACCGTGACGCGGCTGGAGCAGTTGATCGAGTCCGGCGAGCTTGA
- a CDS encoding YbaK/EbsC family protein, with amino-acid sequence MTVTRLEQLIESGELDARLIEPGVPTPTVPDAAAALGVEPDQIIKSLLFAARDGRVVLAIVTGASRVDRARLAAVAGLERVKMAAAEVVLTKTGYPAGGTPPVGHTMPLTVVVDSRVTQLSVVYGGGGRVDSLLQIRPAEILRVTDATVADIVQVDE; translated from the coding sequence GTGACCGTGACGCGGCTGGAGCAGTTGATCGAGTCCGGCGAGCTTGACGCGCGCCTGATCGAACCAGGCGTCCCGACACCGACCGTTCCGGACGCTGCGGCTGCGCTGGGCGTCGAGCCAGACCAGATCATCAAGTCGTTGCTGTTCGCTGCACGTGATGGGCGCGTCGTTCTGGCCATCGTCACTGGTGCGAGCCGCGTCGACCGCGCTCGGCTAGCTGCGGTTGCGGGGCTGGAACGCGTGAAGATGGCTGCTGCGGAGGTCGTTCTGACGAAGACCGGTTACCCAGCAGGTGGGACTCCGCCTGTCGGGCATACGATGCCGCTCACTGTCGTTGTCGATAGTAGAGTCACGCAACTATCGGTCGTCTATGGCGGCGGTGGACGTGTGGATTCGCTGCTTCAGATCCGTCCGGCAGAGATCCTGCGGGTGACAG